From the Stigmatopora argus isolate UIUO_Sarg chromosome 12, RoL_Sarg_1.0, whole genome shotgun sequence genome, the window ctttagtataaaaaaagtccataaaaatgtcaaaatccacactgaaactcgcaagcggaagacaggagatgaaaaatggcgaaaGTCAGGGCAACCCCTTCGTCTTCGgcactgaattgggtggcactcagcgcagaaGAAGCTAAATTTCACAATGCAAGAAGAATGATGcataaataatacaaacaatATTGTGCCTTTTCTTCAAAATACTTTACATACACTACACAGAGCCTCTCCGAAAATTGTATGGATTTTGAATCGCCATTGAAAATTCCTCTTAAACGTCCtgcataatgtcaaaattcatgctgaaacttgcaagcggtagacaggagatgaaaattggCTGTGAAaatcgcaagcggaagacaggagatgaaaaatggcggtgaaAATAGCAGAAATCAGGGCAGCGCTTCTTTGGCGgtgaaatgggtggcactcaaGGCTGGGTGCATATCCAAAAGAAGAATGGCGCGCCAAATAAAACAAAGGAGACGGACGCCgtgccttttcttcggattCCATTTCGGAAGGAAGAATAAAATCATGGTTAAGATGGAGAATGGCCTATTGGGAAAAGATGATTCCTCTGGATAAcaacatgattagaaccaaagccaagaccttttaTGATAGCTTAGCTCTTGACAAAGACAATGAAGATGTACCTCAGTTTCGTTCTAGAGCCGCGACCGAGCTTCTTCGGCCGGCAGACTGTGAGGCAGCGAAATGCTAGGTTCAGGAAGAGTTCACATAATTCAAGAGAATGGTTGGTTATCTTCCGGAGCAAGTTGGCCTTTTTGGaaattcttattcaaagatgaactaaAAGATAATGCAGATCGCCTGACGTTCATCATGTGTGAGGATACTGCTGGCTGGCTTAATCTACATGTttgaccgtcctcatgctttaaaaaacaagaacaaagccttgctgcctgtccACTGGATAAGCAActggaaagcctggatcacgaaGGGCCtcacaaactgtttcatcccaaACGCAAAGATGTACCTCGCTGAGAGGGGGCTGCTCTTCAAGATTTGAACTCTGCAGGAGGAATTGGAGATttaaacacttgtttttaaattgaatatatgCCCTCTATGGTACTCCCATTaagctcattcattcattcattcatcttacatACTGCcgatcctcgaaagggttggggaggttgctggagcctaacccagctgtcttcgtgcaaaaggcagactacaccctagactggtcaccagtcagtcgtagggcagacagagagacagacggccatccgcactcccaatcataccgccaccagcgggaattgagcccacgcctgcccgcactgtagtcaggcgagtgaacctctatccCATTAAGctgttttgtttaatttatatcaagtggagaggaactatttctGCTGTGGGTAgcatttaaagtatttaaaaaaaatagattatataTAGATAATAATActttagtcttttcatatactAATAACAGTAGTATTTGATAAATTATAATTGTGCTTATGTACttgtataggcacgaaaacatgtagtatggtagtaataataggggttttcctacttcgcggttttgccattattgcagccatgtctggtctacattatccgcaatattcgagggattactgtaataatgTAATTATTATCAAAAACACTAAAATGTTTCAATCTCACCTCTCAGCAGATTGTTGGAGCTGCTTGCAAAGCTCTTGGATATAGATGGAGCCTGTGCTCTTGTTTCGGAATGCCTTGCATTCTGGCACAGTGGCCATGCCGACCAAAAAGTCAGCATCTGAAGCCACTGTTTCGGCGTGGATGGGAGCCGCATCGGTTTCCAGGTTACTGTGTCTGTCCTCACTTCTTTGACTTAGGTTTGGGGGGCACAGCTGGGATCCGGTTTGATAGCCTTTTCCCTGACAAGCTTGGATGAAGAACAATTTAGGTTTCCCTGCCAAAGTGGGAGCATTTCCACTTGTGAAGGGCTGAGTCAATTCTCGAAGGAACACCTTATTCTCATCACTCCCGAAGACACAACCACTTTCTCCATGGGAGAGCACACAAACAACCTAAACGCAAATGTAAATGCACAGTTTGTTTTATTGCGGTGAAAATTACTCgggtaccccccccccccccaaaaaaaacacgaaGAAATATGGGTTATGTAAAAATGAtctaaatgtaccgtattttcacgactataaggcgcccataaaagtctaaaattttctccaaaatagacagggtgccgtaTAAtctagtgcgctttatatatggaccaatactaaaattgttatcacgataaaataaaataaatcagtcgataggacaactacgccaagcagccccagactactATTTCccatagataaagtactgcgcagtgactgctgggatatagagttcttaaatacactcagtatgacggcgagcacactaatttggtgctcgccgtcatttcgggtgtatttacaaaagaaatcctgccgctagatgttgcgaactatatatatatattatatataataactcggagcttgccgtcaatcccagaggcttaagaactacaacagctggacccggcgttttggaagactcatttgggcaattgtttaattcggacacagaaaatgaggactttgatggatttgtgggtgatgttggcgtgagtaagttgtaaaatgtctaaataaagtacaaccgaactcagttttgcttgcgttgcctttttaaaaacgtgtttttagcgtgtgggtgcagcgtgcaagaactatatttcccagcagtcactgcgcaccggaacccggaaataggctacttccggtagccagcgctattgcgtttcgatgttcatccatatataatatataatatatatgtgtctaaaaaaacggtgcgtgctttgtgtgtttaaaatacagaaatagcactcgttactgacactgtggctaaaaatacgatgcgccgaatagtcgtgaaaatacggtacagagTATATAAATTTGATCTTTCTCACCAGAGCATCATCCTTTGAAAAAATTCttgaagcatgtttttttagttcagtcCTTATATCTTCTCCTGTCAAGTTCTTATGCACAATCACGTTGAAGCCAAATCTGGAGAACAGCAATTTAAGAGTTTCTATAGAATACAGAAGAAAAGGTTTTGACTTGTGTGGCCATTATTGACTTATCCATTAAAATATCTTTGAATGACACCCatcaggaaaatattgaaaattcaaatatttggcTTTAAATATCCAAACATGCGTATATGTCagccatttttaatgaaatgcacACTTTTGATGGGCTCTTattggcaaaaaacaaaaagagcacTAGGTTTCTCACCTATTTCATATTAAGGTAGCTTTCAAAAGACACGCTATGCATTGttattcaaacaaaaatattagtTTTAATATAGTTTGTGTTTCATTAAAGAATTAACTATTTTTTTGCCTGCAATTTTGTGGTTAACAGtgcagggtgtaccccgcctcctgcccacagaggaaatgcctgacgtgaatgacaacagaatctgggtgtgaacgcttggaaaatggactgaagccatggatggaacacaatttaacagctttgctagcAGCTCGGAAGCGTGAATGCCGGATGCCCAATATAGGGCAGGCAGTGTCGCACAAGTTACGTgatgatttggaatgaattgtcgatgccgatataacagcgaagAGTCAAAGGcgtgggagtgatgcatgtcacgAGTTCctatggattgtggatgactgggttCAAGTGTCGGcaagcactgttgttcgagctttcccCAAACGTGGAATCAAGTTctcggaatacacaactctgactgacagttgagcctagcatgttgaacACTGAACTCGTTATATCatagtgtaccttttacctcaataaagcattatcaaacttagttttgctcatgctgtctttaaaaaaaacacgttagcagctagcataatatagttacgctagcagctagcataacatacgctagcctagtgtcatgctagagCCTTTTCAAACGAGGCGCCCtatatgtattgacaaaaaacagaaaatatacccgcagcGGAGACTGCCGCCTATCAGGCtatttataggtgtgaaaatacggtataaagATTTTTAATAGTGATGTAAATTAAACAATTCAAATTCATCAATTCAAATCGTATCGTGTTTTTcaaactataagtcgcactcttttcacaatacagtcatacctctacttacgaatggctCTATGTGCAAAACTTCCAGGTTAGGAAAGCATTTTACATGCAAATGAATGCCTCGAGAtcagaaaaatatccaagttacgaaaacccccAAAACGTACATGCATTCATTAttcgttattttatttggaaatattgtcacggatgcattgattctcactttaaaaCCTCTCTACTCTAtcctgggctctcattggctgtcccaCAACAACcactgtttcaagattctctctcaTGTACTTTTCACCGCTGTTCATTGTCACGGAGTTCTGACGGTGTTTTTTGTAGAGTTTGTGGATAAGCagttgcttttgtttttatcatcatgcctcccaagaaaattaccaaTGCGAATGAAAAGACGTGGTCAGCGTGGGACAAAATAGTCTATCTCAGGACTGTGAGGTCGATCTGCCAATCAAGTGGTCGAGGGGCATAAAAACAGACTCTCTAGAGTTAGTGGAACACTCAACAATACGGAGGAATAAACGAGAAGGCAtacgaggaggaagcagcgagcattgcaacagaaaaaatcaaagaaatgctggagatATTTCACGAACTTTTTGTCTTCGTGGAAGAAAAAACTATCCAGAAAAAGTGTCCacgatcgcccactttgacgacatttgtctgttgcattatagaaacatcATTAAAAGCCGTCAAAGGGAATCgtctttggatagttttttttcaaaacgtccGTCAACCAGCACGGCAAAAGGGAAAATCcaagcaggtaagaaccagtagcgactaatagaacgggtgaaaaattaaattccaaagaaatcataaaaggGTAATGTTTGTTAATGATTAATGttgtttaccgtatttactcgcatataagccgcacccctaaaattgccttaaaattgttgaattttacaatttctcgcatataagccgccccctgattctcaattttcacctccatatttatggttacAATAGGAAtacactttgaagggaaaatcttaagaaaaatcatcacaggtggaatttctgagatactgtatgaatcaaaagcatattattagggtcaatatcataagttaatatgccttattcaatttgaaaaaagaaaaaaagtttatcCTGATGAGAACCCAATGCTTTTTAaggacataaattacaattttcttaccagaagtttaagatgtggcggccaaattgcttctaatgtcaaaatgtcgatttttttttctgatggttcatattactgtaatagttgtcacttttgaacaagacaaaaagaaaaaaaatctaagcggaattttgttttatttcataatcacaaatgtacaatcctgggttcaaatccaggtcacgtctcacctgtgtggagtttgcatgttgatttgaattgaattgaatgcttttattgtcattatacaagtataatgagattccaaagctttcaccacataggtttatattttaacgatcgaccgcaagatcttcgatcagccttaactattgtgatgtgctgacatgcTAAACGCTATGgtctgagcacgtttaactacggtaagatggggGCCCcccgagcgagcaatagcagacacaagtaagtgtactcacgtctggccagtctgagcacgtttaCCTATGGTAAggtggccgtgccccgagcgagcagtgacgggaacgtgagttttttaacattttatgcaagatacggtttattatttccttgaattatattcatagacgtcaacataccttttgtttagcgttttatctgtttctcttttctttATCTGGAATTAATCGGCCGCATTgccttgcgtcatgacgtcacggcgccattttgttgtgacgtcatcgtgtcatcatcgtcaacttgcagtttcatgcatgtcgtgtttttatgcgcatataagccataccctcatttcagtcatcatttttgtgtctgacaaaagcggcttatatccgagtaaatacggtataagaCGGGTGCTTATGTGTCCGTGTGGTTGTCAATGTCTTGAGTTTGGGGTGGATGTATGTGTGTTTGATTTTCTCCTGTTGTGTCCCCGACCCACAGGGTTTAACTTGCTACGCGCCGCCCAAAGGGACAGAATAGgagaaaagcaaacacacacatccacccaaaacaagaCAGTGATTGTGTGCTCTCTGTTGCATACCTTTCATCTTGTTCCAATAAGTTTCAACACTGATAGAATTTGTATGCGTTTaacacataaataaatcattttcttataatttttttctcatttttgtgtgcttCCATGcatctttcattcaaaattgggacactttgaccaattttaaagggtttagttggtagttgtgtgaagaCCGTGGAACGGATTAGAGAATgcacatataaagtacacctctacatACGACATTTTCAAGTaacaaaaaagttctggaaccaattaatttcgtaagtagaggtacgactgtatatgctatatatacatatacacatctgtatatatacatacacatgcacacgcagatacatatatatacatatacacagtggtacctcgtcatacgaccgctcgtcatacaaaattctcgtcttacggcggaaatttcgatcgaataattcgcccgtcatgcgatcaaaatttcgtgatgcgaccaagccaggtggccatggcactgcatgcatacatatatatatacacacatacatatatatacatatatatatatatatatatatatatatatatatatatatatatatatatatatacatatatatatatatatatatatatatatatatatatatatatatacatacatatatatatatatatatatatatatatatatatatatatatatatatatatagatagatatatatatatagatagatacatacatatatatacacccatacctctacttaagaatgcctctaggtacgaaattctcaggttacgaaattcatctgaatgtaaatgcatttcctgtatccgttattttattttgaaattatcctGGTAACATTATTGCGGCCTGATTTACTTCGGGTTGGAGCCTCTCAGAACATAACTCTTTTTACTGGCGTTTGTCGTCACggtgttctttatttaaaattagtggagtgaatgaaatgaaaaagcaGGGCCTGTGATTCATCTAAAAACAGAAGAGAAGAAAGTGGCGTGCGGTTATTGTAAGGCAGTACGACTGGCCGTAACCCTgggtctcagaactgtgagaccaacaCGCTCACTACTTGCCCACCAGGCCGCtgcaaaatattcattcattcatttatccagGTTCTGTGTCATTTAGCCTCAAGAAGGTTAAAAGTTAGGACCCTATCCTATCTAACTACGTATAGGCAATATTCTCCGTTGAGACTAGCTGCATTATGTCACACGAaaggttgtcccctgcctggtgccaatAGTTGACCccccttgtcaggataagcgatattgaaaatgaatggtacTAATATAGCTTTGGCTGGCAGAATGTTTACCAAACTCATTAACAAATGCAAAACGTGTAACGACAAAGGAGCTACCTGGCTCAAATATGTGATGAGGCTCAAatttcattgaaaataaaacattatttaatTGTTGAGTTTAGATTAATGACTTGAAAATACACACTCTCATCCTCCTGCGTTCCAGGCCTTTTTTGCAGCTCCTTTCCCAAAAATTCCTCAATGTTGATGATTACACACAGGCCGCGAGGGATGTGAGTCATTGCGTAGTACTCTGCCTGCGACACAagcacacataaataaataagatgatCATAACTGATAGGGAATGAACAAACTCTGAGCTGTTGGATGTGTGTATAGAAACCTGATCAGAAAGTGAGGTTGGTTGGGTGTTTGTTTCTGCATCTGAGGATAGAAGGCTACGATCTAAGGATAAACAAAACAGTCAGCACTCACTAGCACGTATAGAAGAAATAACTCCTGACAAGTGCATTTTAAAGAGACGTACAGTTGGGTGGAGTCTGAGATGAGGACACACTATGGGAGATAGTTACATGCTGCCAAAAGAAATCACAGGATATGAAACATTTTCCTGTTGGTGTTACCCAGTGAACAGGTGGATACACACCTGGAATTTCACATTAAGATTAGAAGAAGGTTGACTCACTGGCTGAAGAGATGCCCCTGTAAGTGAAATGATttgacaaatttgaaaaaaaaccaagtAATTTCAGTATTTCTAATTTATAGGGATCAAAATTTGAGAGGCGAAAAATCCCGAATCGGTAAGAGTAATACTAAATCCTACTGTCAGATCAACTAAGACTCTTGTATGATATTTGGAGGTTTTCCGATAACATTG encodes:
- the LOC144085518 gene encoding caspase-8-like isoform X4: MDRQKMIQITQDLDSPEVAALCFLCRDVLHNRHIEGVTDAKVLLNKLEEQNLMRTTQFLDQLLRTIRRHDLLQHLGTNREDAVETDASPMLSNYRVMLYRIYDETTKENLQNMKFLLSDVIKQRKMDECKTVLDVFVELEKVEFLSQSSLTELHSTLMKVNPQLASIVEEYMQHRSLLSSDAETNTQPTSLSDQAEYYAMTHIPRGLCVIINIEEFLGKELQKRPGTQEDEKTLKLLFSRFGFNVIVHKNLTGEDIRTELKKHASRIFSKDDALVVCVLSHGESGCVFGSDENKVFLRELTQPFTSGNAPTLAGKPKLFFIQACQGKGYQTGSQLCPPNLSQRSEDRHSNLETDAAPIHAETVASDADFLVGMATVPECKAFRNKSTGSIYIQELCKQLQQSAESQKKEDILTVLTRVNREVSRGVFLNHKQMPEPKYTLTKTLVLKFVDRKWMQLASSLQS
- the LOC144085518 gene encoding caspase-8-like isoform X2, which translates into the protein MDRQKMIQITQDLDSPEVAALCFLCRDVLHNRHIEGVTDAKVLLNKLEEQNLMRTTQFLDQLLRTIRRHDLLQHLGTNREDAVETDASPMLSNYRVMLYRIYDETTKENLQNMKFLLSDVIKQRKMDECKTVLDVFVELEKVEFLSQSSLTELHSTLMKVNPQLASIVEEYMQRASLQPHVTISHSVSSSQTPPNYRSLLSSDAETNTQPTSLSDQAEYYAMTHIPRGLCVIINIEEFLGKELQKRPGTQEDEKTLKLLFSRFGFNVIVHKNLTGEDIRTELKKHASRIFSKDDALVVCVLSHGESGCVFGSDENKVFLRELTQPFTSGNAPTLAGKPKLFFIQACQGKGYQTGSQLCPPNLSQRSEDRHSNLETDAAPIHAETVASDADFLVGMATVPECKAFRNKSTGSIYIQELCKQLQQSAESQKKEDILTVLTRVNREVSRGVFLNHKQMPEPKYTLTKTLVLKFVDRKWMQLASSLQS
- the LOC144085518 gene encoding caspase-8-like isoform X1 — its product is MDRQKMIQITQDLDSPEVAALCFLCRDVLHNRHIEGVTDAKVLLNKLEEQNLMRTTQFLDQLLRTIRRHDLLQHLGTNREDAVETDASPMLSNYRVMLYRIYDETTKENLQNMKFLLSDVIKQRKMDECKTVLDVFVELEKVEFLSQSSLTELHSTLMKVNPQLASIVEEYMQRASLQPVSQPSSNLNVKFQHVTISHSVSSSQTPPNYRSLLSSDAETNTQPTSLSDQAEYYAMTHIPRGLCVIINIEEFLGKELQKRPGTQEDEKTLKLLFSRFGFNVIVHKNLTGEDIRTELKKHASRIFSKDDALVVCVLSHGESGCVFGSDENKVFLRELTQPFTSGNAPTLAGKPKLFFIQACQGKGYQTGSQLCPPNLSQRSEDRHSNLETDAAPIHAETVASDADFLVGMATVPECKAFRNKSTGSIYIQELCKQLQQSAESQKKEDILTVLTRVNREVSRGVFLNHKQMPEPKYTLTKTLVLKFVDRKWMQLASSLQS
- the LOC144085518 gene encoding caspase-8-like isoform X5, with translation MLSNYRVMLYRIYDETTKENLQNMKFLLSDVIKQRKMDECKTVLDVFVELEKVEFLSQSSLTELHSTLMKVNPQLASIVEEYMQRASLQPVSQPSSNLNVKFQHVTISHSVSSSQTPPNYRSLLSSDAETNTQPTSLSDQAEYYAMTHIPRGLCVIINIEEFLGKELQKRPGTQEDEKTLKLLFSRFGFNVIVHKNLTGEDIRTELKKHASRIFSKDDALVVCVLSHGESGCVFGSDENKVFLRELTQPFTSGNAPTLAGKPKLFFIQACQGKGYQTGSQLCPPNLSQRSEDRHSNLETDAAPIHAETVASDADFLVGMATVPECKAFRNKSTGSIYIQELCKQLQQSAESQKKEDILTVLTRVNREVSRGVFLNHKQMPEPKYTLTKTLVLKFVDRKWMQLASSLQS
- the LOC144085518 gene encoding caspase-8-like isoform X3, whose translation is MDRQKMIQITQDLDSPEVAALCFLCRDVLHNRHIEGVTDAKVLLNKLEEQNLMRTTQFLDQLLRTIRRHDLLQHLGTNREDAVETDASPMLSNYRVMLYRIYDETTKENLQNMKFLLSDVIKQRKMDECKTVLDVFVELEKVEFLSQSSLTELHSTLMKVNPQLASIVEEYMQRASLQPVSQPSSNLNVKFQHVTISHSVSSSQTPPNYRSLLSSDAETNTQPTSLSDQAEYYAMTHIPRGLCVIINIEEFLGKELQKRPGTQEDEKTLKLLFSRFGFNVIVHKNLTGEDIRTELKKHASRIFSKDDALVVCVLSHGESGCVFGSDENKVFLRELTQPFTSGNAPTLAGKPKLFFIQACQGKGYQTGSQLCPPNLSQRSEDRHSNLETDAAPIHAETVASDADFLVGMATVPECKAFRNKSTGSIYIQELCKQLQQSAERSFYSCVEAPMLPLFREDAKRGTTCNWPP